The following nucleotide sequence is from Clupea harengus chromosome 17, Ch_v2.0.2, whole genome shotgun sequence.
GCCGGCAGCAGCGAGCTCTCTCTGCTGGCAGACGAGGTGGGCGACGGACGGGTCACCACACAGCAGATAGATGCTAGGGGGGGAGCCTACAGGGGGCCATTAGGGTTGCCCTGAGGGGGGAAAGATACAGACGCCTTGTAAATAAgaaacaaatgaaatgtaacAAACATAAACCTTCACAATTCCACAAGAAAACAAATAGAGAATTATTGAGGCCCAAGGATGTGTAACTCCAGACACTTTGTGAACGTATTCCATCATAAAGCATTATTATCTAGATTATCGGCAGGTTCTCAAGGTAGTTACTGGCAAGGAGGGACCATTTCAGAAGCGTGTTATCACATGGTGCCAGAGTGCCTTTAGTGTAGAGTTATACTGACAGAGTACCTTGTAAAGTTCATCCACACATCCATTTATTAAAGTTTTtattctttctctgttttagGTGATCATGGTTAGTAGTGTCCCAGGGATGGaccctgattggctgatgggAGAGCGTGGGAACCAGAAGGGAAAAGTGCCAATCACCTACCTTGAGCTGCTGAACTAGGCCCTTGAAAGGGCTGGACTTCTGGGTCCCAGATGGATAGCCGCAGCACAGCCAAGCATAAACCCAGGCCTTATTTCATATTTATAATAAtgattaatgataataataataataataataacattgtATGCAACCATGCTTTTAAGAGGTGTTTTTCTCATCTGTTTTGTGTTATCCGGTTGGTGGACACCTCTACTGCCTGTATCCACCACACTGGAAGCTcagagatccccccccccccccgaccctgCACCCTACTTAACACCCCTAAAGTGTTTACAGAATCATTTACTCAGATGACATGTTGTTTTTTGGAATAGTGATTTTGGTGTGATTGATTGCTAGTTGCCCCCTGCTTCCTTAAGGAGCAGTGAAAtgccggggagggggggggggggggggggggggggggggggggggggggcgggggtttacaatgagatttttttttttttttcctttttttttgcgaGAGAGATAACATGAGAGAGCACTTGAATGTAAAGAAAGGCTGAAAGattgagatattttgtatttctttttcttttccttctgaGAAGTCTTAAGTGTATGTGGGACTGCTTTGAGAAGTCTTTGCCACGGAAAGAAAACGAGTGAGAAACAGTGGCATGTTCCTCCCAGAGGAGCTGTTTCCACGGTGACCATATCAGTATCTTGAAAGAGAGCCTTCTCTTCATTCCTTTAGACTAGGGAGAAGAGACAGCAGGTCATTAATTATATTAAGGCCCCCATGGCTTTAGCTCAGTGCCTTTGGTCTGGCCAGATAGGCTTGAGGTTTTATATTAATTACAACAGTTAAACATCTGGATGCCTAAATGCCTTAAGTGCACCAGAACCCTTTGTTCGAGCATTTCAAATAACCATAATGAAATCAACGAAGATCTTTCCATCTTTTTTAAAGGCAAAAAAACATGGACCAACTCTTCACCACTGACCTTAATGACAAGATGCACACTccaatagcccccccccccccccccctctctctcaggtccaGGTGTTCATAGCGTTTAGAGAATGCTCATGAACATGCAGACAGTGCACAGTGCCTTCATCTGTCCTATGGCCTTATGTGAGCGTCACACATAGGTTCCTTGCAGATTGTTTAAACAGAAGCCGTGGTCTTAAACCTCACTACTAACCTTTGCTACACCGTGTCCTCCCCCTACTCATCCACACTTTTACCCAGAGAATTGTTTTTGAAAACAatttcaaaacatttattttcattatatAGCAGTTAAGGAAAAATGTTAACGGcctcttttgtcttttgttaagTTGTTTTCATAGATTGTTGTAAAGAATGTAAGCATTGTGTATTAAAGACTCTTGTGGTATAGCCTTTTCTTcactgtgtgtgaatttgtatgAAGGTTTATGTATTCATACTTAACTATTTGACATATATTTGTGTGCACATTATACTGCAGGGTGACGTATTTTCACAGGGTGTTTGTGAAACATCTGTCCAGCAGAGGTCAGGCCTCTCCAGAAAAGGAAGTGTTGATATTTTTACATGTATCACTATGATGATATGATTATTTTTTAGCATTTAGCAAAACAtagatataacacacacatatatatttatttatatatatatatatgtgtgtgtgtgtgtgtatgtctatatacatttatatatatatagacagagagacagagacagagatgcttCAGATTATGAagctgaatgttttttttcttgtggaaATGTTTCAGGTGTCATGGTTAATAACTGAagtaaacaaaaatgaaaaggacTTCTAGCAGACATGAAAATAAAGCCTATGTAAAACGAATCCACGTCTCACATAGACATGAGCTAAGCTTCAGGGTAGTGTGTGGTatcatacattattttaataGTTATTTTAAGTAATGACACAGTGTACTACAAATAACCAAATGTGATTCCACCCATGGCTGTCACACTTTTGGAAAACCTACATTTCTTTGTGGTCTGTGACATTGTGATCCGTACATGTTAGCTTGTTTTGAAACATAAGCACCTTcataataaaatgaaataaaataataaagtaaCTTTCTGTAACATGCTAGTTGGAACTCATTAGACGTGATAAGAATTCCTCGATCAAAAACATGTGAAAGATCACACGAATAATCTGGGTTATATCAAGATGTttaatgtactgtgtgtgcatgtgtgagcatatgtggtCGGTCTGGAGAGGGTTAAGAGGAAGTGGAACTGCATAGGGGCCAAGAACTTCCTGTTTGCTGCAGCTGGAGCTAGCACTCTCCAGCTGCCCGTTATCCAGCCTTCCATGCCGGGGAGGGGACACACAGGGCTGTGGCACTTTGGTGGGGACAGTTCTCTAGTAAGTGTGCTGAATAGAGGGGCCATTTGTCATCTGCTCAGAAACTAGCCACATGCCTCATCTTAAGTATTGTTGAGGATTAGGAACAATAATATAGTATAGAAGTATAAATCACATGAATATATATTAGATGTCTGATTTATTGCTGTAACATGCCTTCACTCAAAAATAAGAAGCAAACAAAAGCATCAGTTCAGATAAAGATTGCTAACTGACTGAAGCATTTTTCACAGGCTATAAGCAAACCAACCACAGCTCTCTGAATTGTAATTTTCTCTGGTAAGATAGAGAAGTGCATTTCCTCTTTCATCACAcgtgaccaaaaaaaaaaaatctgtagaTGTGCTATTTTTTTAAGACACACTTAACTGGAATCCTTTTCTTACTCAatgtcaaacttttttttttgacggTAAGCAAAACATTTCACTAAAAATTCATCTGAGTAATGTAATTCAAACAACAGGGTAAGTTACACAATGCAAGAATATGACTCAAAAGAGCCCTTTAAGACACTGTTTTGTCAAATAAGACGGTGGTGCTGTGAATGTCAATCTTCAATCCCAAGAGATGGCAGCTGTGCCTTGGGCCCTGCACCTCTAAGCAAAAGCTCCCCTagtttctctttcagtctctccatccctccctcactctgtgtgtgtcattctctaTGCTCAAACCACCATGACCCAGAGTATCACCACAGTGGTATTCTGGTTACGCTCTGGTTTAGCCTGCACACAAGGTACATCGTCATATGGAAGATACTCACAGAGACCTCCGAGCCTTTGGCACCAACTTCTGGGAGTGTGTGGCAATCCACCTACCTTACCTCTTTTACCCCACAACCAGTATATATCAGTAGACTCTTTTAAGTGAGGGAGTTttagagagtgaaagggaggtGGAGTTGGTGCACACAGAGGTGCCTCTTTTGGCTAAGGGCTCAGGTTGGTTGTCATGGTATTTTCATATTGGTGTCTGTGGACATTTGCCGTAGCCACACGGTGTGGCGCACCACTGGAACTCATGTCACAGTTCCAGATGAATGAAGGAAGGGGAAGACATGTGGGCTATTAGTGGGCGGATGGTCCTGTTTTCTCACAGGAAGATACAATCCTATTTTGAGTGATCAGCTTCCTCAATTGGTGGGCACACACCATAGCAGACTTTACGTTTTGGAGAAATAAGAAAACAGAGCCCTCAGGACAAAGCAAGCAGAAGAGTCTAGCAGTAACAATTTAAGACCTATGTGAGGCTTCAGGGGCGTGGCCTTGGGCCAATGTGCACCGCATTTTCCCTTGCACATGCTGGAGATACTAACTGAAGATACTAACTGAAAGTACTAACGCAGATTCAAAACTGGGCAGTTGCTGCACATCTCAGCAAAACAGGAAATTTCAAGTTTCCTCTGCTACTTTTAGCAACATGTTTGCATCACACAGCCTCAGCAAAACTCACATCCAAATGCATTCACACGCGCTCAGTACGTGCGTATCAACCAGCAAGCCACAAGATGTGCTCGGTACGACCACACGCTCTCGCCTACTCCCGTGACACCAAAACTGAACCGCACACAGTTCTCCATCATGAGAACGTGGGGCACACCCTCACAGATGGTGAACTTGTGGTGAAGACGTATCTCCTCACACCCTTGtgttatctcttttttttcttcttctcctgaaGATCTAGGCTACAGGCAACAATTCAcaatcaaaatgaaatgaaagcaaTGTAAATCTTGACCTGTTTTATAAGTTGATCATTTGTGGCACTTTCTTGTTTGGGTCTACTCTGAATCAGGGGGAGGTTGTGATGTTACTACTCCCTTTGTAATGACATCATTCCTAACAATCACACACTTCATGAAGTGGTAAAACTAGAGTCAGATTTAGAAGGATTTGTACTTATTGTGTGGAAGAAATGTTTAATATCAGATTAATGACAAGCACTGAGTAGCAACATAGGTAAGACGTAGTGACATTTCTGGTACTCAAAATCATTTAGATTAATACAATAAAAACATGAAGCTCTTTGATGGTACTTATTTCAATCCAttttgttgtgaaaatgtaCCGAAGTGTTTGATGACATACACatgataaggtgtgtgtgtgtgtgtgtgtgtgtgtgtgtgtgtgtattagtaggAAGTTGCTTTCCAGCATTTCTTCTTTATGGCTTTGGGTAACACTCTGGGCTTGAGGGTGAGGAAAATGAAACCGGTGATGCTTAAGAAAATTAGAATCACAGATGAGAAGAGCAGGATGAACCACCAGATGGATTCCTGACTGCTATCACCACACACGTGTCTGTCAAAATGAACCacactgtgtgtactgtgtgttcgATCTAAACAATTGACCTCTTCTAGGTCAACAATATTAACCAGTTTTTCAAATGTCCTGTACCAGTCCAAGTGACAGCAGTTAAAACGGTTTCCGTTGACAAACACAGATTCTAGTGTCTGGGCTAGCCTGATGGCCTGTTCACCGGGGATGGTGGTGAGGTTGTTGTCCCTCAAGTCCAAAACCTTTAGGTCCAACCCCATTAAGGACTGTGGAAGCTGGGAAAatgagttttgagaaatgtttagAGATTTCAAGTGGTGAAATGGGGAAAAGTCAAAGTCCCGCAGGCCTGTGTTCCCCAGTCCTAAGTGCTGAAGAGTTTCACCCAGCCCTGCTAAAGAATCCGGCCTCAAGTGGAGACCCACATTGTTAGAGAGTTCTAGATTGATAAGAGGAGAGCCCTCAAAGGCAAAAGGTGGAAGATCCACTATGTCGCACCCTACCAGGTGAAGCTGTTTCAGAGAAATAATGTTCCTCGAAATAACACAGTCTGCATAGCTAGCATTGGTGACCTCATTCTGGCTACATATCCCTATTGTGTTGTAGCTGAGGTCTGCTGTGCTCAGCCGaggcagactggagaacagcttGGGCGGGAGTCTTCGAATGTCATTTAGGCTAAGATTGAGATGGGTGAGGTTGTTCAGCTCACTGACGGAGCTCTGTCCAGCATGAAGTTCAGTCACCATGTTGTTACTCACGTCCAGCTCATACAAGGTGGCCGGCAGTACCCCTGAGGTGATGTTGAGAGACTCCATGCAGTTTGTCCTCAGCCTGAGCTGGTACAGATGGGGCATTTGCTGAAGGAAGCCCCGAGGGAAGTTGGTGATAAGGTTTCCACTCAGGTCAAGCAGCTCGAGTGAGGAGATGTCTCCGTGTAGACTTTCGTCCCACAACTCTGCCGTGACGTTGCTTACATTCCCTTGAAGGTTGTAAAAGACAACACTGGAGTCCCAGTTAGTTTTGTTGCTATTTGCCAGAAGATCATAAAAGCTGATCTTGTTCTGGGAAAGCAGCAGATTGCGGAGATGGCTGTGTGGCGGtagaaaagggaaaaagaagAGCTTGTTTTCAGACAGATCTAGAGTCTCCAACTGAAATGTGTCGTTTAAGTCCTGGTTAGAGATAAACCACTCAATGTTATTGTGACTGGCATTCAAGACAACCAGTTGGGTCATCTCAAAGTTCACCAGGCACGGCAGGAAGTTGAAGGCTAGGTTGAGTCTTTGGAGATTGTTTAGGTTATCAAAAGCCCTATCAATCTCATACAGTTGGTTTCTCTCTAGGTTGAGCTCCTTAAGCTGATGAAGATTGCTGAAAATGGAACCATCCAGCCTAGACAGGAGATTCCTAGACAGTGACAGGCGTTCCAAAGAGGTGAGGTTCTGCAGCAGCTCAGCAGCCATATCTTCAGTGATGGAGTTACCTGACAGGTCTAAAACCTTCAGTCGAGCTAAAAAGTGCAGGGATTGTCCAGTCTGGCCATCACCAGGATGAAGGGAATTCTCTGCCAAATTAAGACTCTCTAAATGGTGGGAATCCCTGAATGCATTTGACTCCACCATTTTTAAACCATTGTTTGCACAGCTGAGGGATCGCAGCTGGGGGTATCTTGAGAGCCAGCCATTTTTTAGTCCTTTGATTTGATTATTGTTCAGAGAAAGGTCTTCAGTATCCGTCGGCAGATCTCTGGGCACAGAAGACAGCTGGTGGAGATCACATAGAGCCATCCTCTGCgtctgaaagacaaaaaaggtaATGGAGAATCAAGCATTAATTAAGAGcacaacacattttcaaaattgGGGTGACTGAGGGGTGGGTCCATCTCAAGTCAGGTCTTGGTTTTGAGATCAGTCTTGTGATCAAGATCTTGGTTTTGGGACCAAAGAAGGTCAAGAGCTTGGTTTCTTCTTGGCAAATATCGTGCCTTTATCAATGTGCCTTTTCTGTACTTGTGCTCCCATGGACCTATGAAACTTTATGAAACATCATGTCACAGCTTAAATACTGTTTCAATTCAAAGTCTGCATCTAGCCTATTACAGATCAAATACCCAGAAGTGTTATCGACTTGATTTATCAGGGATGTATTAGTAGGTGACTTGTGTGGACTTGGGTAGTCATCTCAGAATGCATTTTACACAAAGAAGCGACAATGGCAGCAGAGGAAAAAACACATAACTGCAAGTTTCAACTTTTTTTGTACTTCCACCATAACTACGTACACAATTATTTCCTGCCATTGGCTCTTTTATAGGCACACATTGTGAATATATCATTTTATTAATGAACACAAACGCAGGCAAATTggtgtattatattatatgttatttcatTGTAAATATCAATTACAGTGAAGATAAAGGTGAAAATGGAGGCTAGACTCCAGAACCGAGCTGAATGTTGATGCAGCAAGAACACTGCTGTCTCAAATTGAGCGTACTGCATCCTCCCGTCCTCGGGACTCCTGACCTAACTTTGCCAATAAAATTGAccaatttaaataaaacataccTATGGACTACAAGGTTAAAATGATTACTCATGCTTAATTGCAATGGTCCCTTTATTGTAGCATTTTACATTCTCactatttgtatttgatttattACTGTTAGGACTGTTAAAAGTTTTGGTCTAGTCTTGGCCTTGACTGGTATGGTATGGGTCTTGGGATTGTCTTTGTCTCGACAGGTGTGGTCCTGACTACAACAACATCTCTTGATCAGATCTACAACAATATCTTGATCAAATAAGAAAATCTCTGTAAAGCTGTGTGTATTCATATATTCCCTTTAATATTCAATTCTACTTTCATTTGAAATTTACaacaaattatttttatttaatgatcAGCTGGACACACATGAACTATCttataaaactgacataaacgtAAAGATGCAACATCCAGAAATATCAAATAAAGAATGATTAATCATTagcttttcatttgttttcaccTCAGAAATTTCAGACAGATGAACTTCAAAAGTCGTTGTGAAATCAAAGTTGTGAAATCTTCACAAGCTCGACAGCTTGTTCCTTGATGAGTGTGTTAGGGtccgatatatatatattttttttttataaaatcaaCAGAATCTTCCGATGTTAAACCTGTCTGAGCTTACCCCTCTGAATCACTGATGCATTTAGGTGACCTGTATCTACCCAAACAGCTAACTTCAGTGGTCACTTTTGTACCCGTCACTTTTTCTGACCACCTTataatctttcacacacatttgtggGGGGAAAACATTTGATTCTTAATAACTCTATATGGGAATAAAAAATGATTTCAATCATTTATTTCAGCGCTTCATAAACTCAACTCACCTACTATGATGAGTGATCTCACCCAAGCAGCATTCCCCCCAAAactcattttatatatatatatatatatatatatatatgtatgtatgtatataacacacatacatatatatatatatatatatatatatatatatatatataaaataaagttAAATTCACATACTTTTACAACAGGGCATACAAGGTACAGACAAAGACAATAAGACAGAATAGTAGAGCGGTAGAGTGTAGACTAAAGTTGTAGTAGTAATGAAATCACTGTGCAATACAACTCAATATTGCAGTATTTACCCAGGCTTTATCCAGGCTGAAATTGCAATTCTTCACAAGCACATTGGTTTGGAGAGCCTATTGTATGTGACCATAGATATGGCATCAGTCATCACTTACCAGTTTGCAAACAGATGCATGTGGATGGCAGAATGTAGTCATCAGGTAACCCAAAGTAAGGCCCAacaaggagggaaagagactgAGGACAGGCATCTTCTCATATTTACTGTAATGAAAAGAGGAGATCCTAGTC
It contains:
- the nrros gene encoding transforming growth factor beta activator LRRC33 — translated: MWLCCGANLPVPLRRRTPAWPLAKYEKMPVLSLFPSLLGLTLGYLMTTFCHPHASVCKLTQRMALCDLHQLSSVPRDLPTDTEDLSLNNNQIKGLKNGWLSRYPQLRSLSCANNGLKMVESNAFRDSHHLESLNLAENSLHPGDGQTGQSLHFLARLKVLDLSGNSITEDMAAELLQNLTSLERLSLSRNLLSRLDGSIFSNLHQLKELNLERNQLYEIDRAFDNLNNLQRLNLAFNFLPCLVNFEMTQLVVLNASHNNIEWFISNQDLNDTFQLETLDLSENKLFFFPFLPPHSHLRNLLLSQNKISFYDLLANSNKTNWDSSVVFYNLQGNVSNVTAELWDESLHGDISSLELLDLSGNLITNFPRGFLQQMPHLYQLRLRTNCMESLNITSGVLPATLYELDVSNNMVTELHAGQSSVSELNNLTHLNLSLNDIRRLPPKLFSSLPRLSTADLSYNTIGICSQNEVTNASYADCVISRNIISLKQLHLVGCDIVDLPPFAFEGSPLINLELSNNVGLHLRPDSLAGLGETLQHLGLGNTGLRDFDFSPFHHLKSLNISQNSFSQLPQSLMGLDLKVLDLRDNNLTTIPGEQAIRLAQTLESVFVNGNRFNCCHLDWYRTFEKLVNIVDLEEVNCLDRTHSTHSVVHFDRHVCGDSSQESIWWFILLFSSVILIFLSITGFIFLTLKPRVLPKAIKKKCWKATSY